CGTAACGGATCGTGACTCCAGCCAGGTGATCGGCTACACGCTCGGCTCCACCGGCGTGCCGGCCCTGATCTCCTCCAGCCCCTGGTCTACGGGACTGCGTCCTCTGGCGGCCACTGTCGATCCTCGCGGCTACTATCTGTACGTGGCCAACTACAGCGCCAATAACGTCTCGGCCTTTGTTATCGACCAGGCGACCGGCGCCCTGACCGGATCGGCAGCCTCCAGCTCCACTTCGGTTGGCACCGGCCCCCAGGGCATCACGATCGAGCCGGCTCTGGGCAAGTACATGTTTACGGCGAACTACCTCGACAGCACTACCAGCGGCCTGCAACTGGACTCGCATAACGGCAGCCTGAAGAGCATTCAGAACACTCCGTTCGCAACCTCCAGCCGCCCGAGCGCAGCGGTGGCTGTCGCCAACGGCGCACACGCCACGCAGACTGTGAACCCGTAAGGACGAAGTAAGTCATACAGCAAAGGCCCCGCCGAGCGCGGGGCCTTTGCTTTTTGGTGGATAAGGCGTGTGTCGACACGCTTCAATATAGCTATACAGTGGATGCCCCATCCACGCGTACGCGTGAGGGGGACATTCGAGCGAAGCTCGAACCGGGTGGGAGCCGTGGGCTTTTAGCCCACGGTTTATCGGTGTGATAAAGACATCGGGCTTTAGCCTAATGTCACTTACTTTCGCAACCAAGAGTGGAACAACGGGCTTCTTGAAGCAAATGGAGAGAAATTAGGTTGCCAAACCCTACAGCAGGAACCAAGGCCGGTACCGTTTTCTCAGTGAAAACTAAACTCACATTCATTTCCAGCTCACCCCCTAAGAGTTCCGTAGTGCAATCGGAACGCATTGGGGGCCTCAACTCCTATGGAAACTGAAAAGTAAGTGACATTAGGCTTTAGCCCTGGGCCTTCTCTGTGAATGAGGAAAAGGCCCAGGGCTAAAGCCCATCCTTTTGAAGACTTCCATCAGCGGGCTGAAGCCCGCTGCTCCCACCCATACAACAGCCCTACGCGGCCGCTGTCTTCTTCGCCCCGAACGTCGCCAGCACCCACTTACGTGCCGGATTCTCATAAAAGACATACAGCAGATAAGAGAACGTCCACAGCAGTACATACGATGCCCACGGGTCGAGGGCTGTGTAATGCAGCTTCTCCGCCAGATGGAAGTCGCGCATCATCTGCAGGCCGTTGAAGTGCAGCAGGTAGATGCAGAGAGTCGCTTCACCGATCGTCACAAACGGTTTCCAGCTGAAGAACGACGCAACGGGATTCCTTCCGCTCACGCCCAAAATCAGCATCGCGAACAGAGGCGTCAGCAGACCGCCGTGCATCAGGATGTAGGGTGTGTGATCGGCGGCGAGATATAGAAAGCCCAGAATGCCCGCGACAGATGAAAATGCCAGAACAGCACGCACCCTCTCACTCATCTCACGAACACCGTGCAGGCGGCCCAGAACGATGCCAACGAGGAAGGTACACACATACGGCAGCGGCGTGAACTTCAATCCGCGCAGGTAGTAGCCGTACGAGTAACGGTCAAGATGAGGCAGACCATCGGGATTCGTCAGCATGTAAATACCGTGCGGAATCAGACCGAGGATCCAGATACCGAAACCGAGAGCGACCAGGTTCCCTGCTCTCTCCGGCCAGCGCCAACGCATGACAAACGGAAAGATGACATAGAGAAACGCCTCGGTGGAAAGCGTCCAGGCCACGGTATTCCAGAAGGTGGCAAGCCATGGACTCCATCCCTGCAGCAGGAGCGGCGTCATGATGGCGCCCCGGAAGAACTCTCCCCGAGTGCGGATATGGAACTCTTCCATCAGCACCGGAATCGAAATCACCAGCGAAATCAGGTAGACGGGATACAAACGCGCGACGCGGGCAAGATAGAAATCCTTCACCTTGAGGGTGCGGATGCGGTCGCCGTAGTTATAGCTCAGGATGAAGCCGGAGATCAGCAGGAAGAATCCGACGAAGACAAAGCCATGCCCCACGATCGGGGTGATCCACTCAATGTGCGGCGGAGTGAAGTGAAAGAGCATGATATTCGCCGCCAGAAACGTACGTACTCCCGTCAACGCAGGAAGCGCAGGTTTGCGGGTGGTACGCGGAGCAGCCGGAGTTGCCTCGGCGGCGGGGGTAGACATGGTTTCAGTCACTGCCAATGTTGGTTAAGACGTTACTTCTGCCGCCGGAGTTCCGGGAAATCCATGGCCGCGCCGACAATTACGGCCGCCGGCGTGGCGATGGTAAGCGTCAGCAGATACCAGACCGGCTGTGGCCCATTCTGCAGCTTGAAGAAGGCATTGACGCTGAATCCAAACAGAATCGCGGCAACCACGCCGGCATGCAGGATCGGTTTATACGGCGCGATTATCGCCGCGACAAATCCGCCTACCATCGCCGCGACCAGCAGGACGGCGATACTGGCGATCAGGTAGCCGGAGGTCTCCGCCTTACCGGCGAAGACGAGCTGCAGCAGATTGCTTTCCAGGGACCGTACGATGTTGAGCGCCAGAAAGCCCACCATCACGCTCATCACGCTACGTAGCGCTGGGGGCATAACTCTAAGCTGTCACCATCGATCCGATGGTCTCACCCTTCACCACGCGCATGATGTTGCCCTCCTCACGCATAGAGAAGATGATCATCGGCATACTGTTGTCCTTGCACAGCGATACGGCGGTCGTATCCATCACCTTCAGACCCAGCTTCAGGATCTCCATGTAGGTGATGGTCTGGAACTTCACCGCATCGGGTACCTTCTTGGGGTCGGCGGTATAGATGCCGTCCACGGAGGTCGCCTTCAGCAGGACATCTGCCTTGATCTCCATGGCGCGCAACGCCGCTGCCGTGTCCGTAGAGAAGTACGGATTGCCGGTGCCGGCGCCAAAGATCACGACCCGTCCCTTCTCCAGGTGACGGATGGCGCGACGGCGAATGTATGGCTCGGCAACCTCATGCATCGCGATCGCAGACATCACCCGAGTCGCTATTCCCTGCTTCTCAATCGCGTCCTGCAGCGCAATGGCGTTGATCACCGTCGAGAGCATTCCCATGTGGTCCGCTGCAACGCGGTCCATATCGATGGCCTGCTCGGCGACGCCGCGGAAGAAGTTTCCACCGCCCACCACGATCGCGACCTGGGCGCCGGTCCGGGCTACCTGGGCGATCTCTTCCGCTACCTTGTGAATGAAAATTGCGTCAATTCCGAAGCCGCGGCCAGCCGCCAGGGCTTCCCCACTCACCTTGAGGAGAACGCGTTTAAACATGCTTCTTTGAGTATCGCATACCGGTATCGCCTTCCAGGCTGTTGTGGAGTTCCCAAGGATTTGGGCGCGCATATCAAATTGCCCCAGCGGATAAAGCCGCTTTCCGGGGAGACGTATACGGGACGGCTGAGGCCGTCCCCTTAAGCAAAACATTCGCACTTTCGGTGCGAAACTGGTTTCGCTACGCGCAACGGTTATCGAGTAACGTAGTGAGCCTGTCTGCGTCACCTCTTTGTCAACTTTCACAAGTATCCGGGTGGGCAAGATCGTCCAGTAAACAAAGCTTGCCTCTCGTTCGCGCACCGCGCGAATGTCTTGCTTAAGGACACGGCTTCAGCCGTGTCGTACCGGCGTGGACAATCATGTGGCTTTAGCCACTGAGGGCAATTGTGGACCATGAAGAGCTCAGGGACTGGGTTGGCGACGAGTTCAAGCCACACACATTTTCCATCGACGAGGTCAATCGCCTTCTCTCACCAGCACGCCGCCGAAGCAAAACCGCTGCAGGCTGATACGCGATCTTGTCTTTGCAGCAAAAAGAAAGACGCCACGGTTCTCCGTGGCGTCTTCTTTGGATTGAAATCCGGTTTATGCCTTGGCGGCTAGCTCGCCCTCTTCGGCCTGAACCTTCTGGACCTGATCTGCGATCCAGGCGTAGGTCTTCTCCAGACCGGTACGCAGCGGCTGGCTGGGTTCCCACTGCAGCTTCTCGCGGATCAGGTGATTGTCGGAGTTACGTCCACGGACGCCGAGAGGGCCGGGGACATTCTTGATCGCCAGCGGCTTACCGGCGATATCCATCACAAGCTTCGCGAGCTGGTTGATGCTCACCATCTCTTCTGAACCGATGTTCAGCGGTCCCTCGAACGGGCCATCCATCATGCGGCGAATTGCCTCAACGCACTCATCGACGTAGAGGAACGAGCGCGTCTGTTTGCCATCACCCCAGACTTCGATCGAACCACCCTCGGGAGTCGTAGCCACCTTACGGCACATTGCGGCAGGCGACTTCTCGCGGCCCCCGCGCCAGGTGCCTTCCGGACCGAAGATGTTGTGGAAACGGGCTACACGAACGTGCAGGCCATAGTTACGCATATAGGAGAGGTACAGGCGCTCCGAGAAGAGCTTCTCCCATCCATACTCCGAGTCGGGAGCCGCAGGATAGGCGGAGTCTTCCGAGCACTTCGGATTATCAGGATCTTCCTGGTTGTAAGCCGGGTAGATGCAGGCGGAGGAGGAGTAGAAGAAACGCTTCACGCCAGCCTCGCGGCCATATTCAACAACGTTCAGGTTGATGGTGGCTGAGTTGTGCATCACATTGGCATCGTGCTCGCCGGTGAAGATGTAACCGGCGCCGCCCATGTCGGCCGCCAGCTGATACACATCATCGATACCGTCGACGACAGCCTTGACCACCTGCGGATCGCGCAGGTCGGCCTGGATGAACTCATCTGCTGAGGACTCGGTGAACTCGTGCTTCTTGATATCCACGCCCCGAACCCAAAAGCCTTCAGACTTCAGTCTGCGAACCAGGTGGCCGCCGATAAACCCGCCGGCGCCGCCGACAAGCACTTTCTTCTGTGACATTCTGTCCCCTTGGTTGGAAGGTTTAGCAATCTTTGCTGCGGATGTACGCTCTGACCTCATCATAGCCGGAAACTGCTATGGCTCGGCACGAAAGTAATCATCGCCGTGTTAAAGCATTTTTCCTGTAGGTGTCGCACAGGGCTTGTGCATCTATGGGCGTTTTCCGCAACGAAAACGCCGCTGCACGCTCCTCTCGGGATACCCAGCAACAGGAAAAATGCTCTAAAGGAAGGAGTTGGGTTTGAAAGCAAAATGCCCACTCCGAAGAGTGGGCATTTTCAAGAATATGCCGGCGATAACCTAATCTCCCACACAGTTTCCCGTGCAGTACCATCGGCTCGACAAGGCTTAACTTCCGTGTTCGGGATGGGAACGGGTGTGACCCTTGCGATATGCTCACCGGCA
This genomic window from Terriglobus albidus contains:
- a CDS encoding acyltransferase family protein, which translates into the protein MSTPAAEATPAAPRTTRKPALPALTGVRTFLAANIMLFHFTPPHIEWITPIVGHGFVFVGFFLLISGFILSYNYGDRIRTLKVKDFYLARVARLYPVYLISLVISIPVLMEEFHIRTRGEFFRGAIMTPLLLQGWSPWLATFWNTVAWTLSTEAFLYVIFPFVMRWRWPERAGNLVALGFGIWILGLIPHGIYMLTNPDGLPHLDRYSYGYYLRGLKFTPLPYVCTFLVGIVLGRLHGVREMSERVRAVLAFSSVAGILGFLYLAADHTPYILMHGGLLTPLFAMLILGVSGRNPVASFFSWKPFVTIGEATLCIYLLHFNGLQMMRDFHLAEKLHYTALDPWASYVLLWTFSYLLYVFYENPARKWVLATFGAKKTAAA
- the pyrH gene encoding UMP kinase, whose translation is MFKRVLLKVSGEALAAGRGFGIDAIFIHKVAEEIAQVARTGAQVAIVVGGGNFFRGVAEQAIDMDRVAADHMGMLSTVINAIALQDAIEKQGIATRVMSAIAMHEVAEPYIRRRAIRHLEKGRVVIFGAGTGNPYFSTDTAAALRAMEIKADVLLKATSVDGIYTADPKKVPDAVKFQTITYMEILKLGLKVMDTTAVSLCKDNSMPMIIFSMREEGNIMRVVKGETIGSMVTA
- a CDS encoding NAD-dependent epimerase/dehydratase family protein, translated to MSQKKVLVGGAGGFIGGHLVRRLKSEGFWVRGVDIKKHEFTESSADEFIQADLRDPQVVKAVVDGIDDVYQLAADMGGAGYIFTGEHDANVMHNSATINLNVVEYGREAGVKRFFYSSSACIYPAYNQEDPDNPKCSEDSAYPAAPDSEYGWEKLFSERLYLSYMRNYGLHVRVARFHNIFGPEGTWRGGREKSPAAMCRKVATTPEGGSIEVWGDGKQTRSFLYVDECVEAIRRMMDGPFEGPLNIGSEEMVSINQLAKLVMDIAGKPLAIKNVPGPLGVRGRNSDNHLIREKLQWEPSQPLRTGLEKTYAWIADQVQKVQAEEGELAAKA